The following coding sequences are from one Wenzhouxiangella sp. AB-CW3 window:
- a CDS encoding TetR family transcriptional regulator: protein MPRRTREEAEATREALLDAAEQVFHEKGVARASLQEIARTAGVTRGAFYWHFRDKAELFRAMLERVNLPFEELVEAIPPGSQPQGELERIRLASLVALERMQQPRFRRIHGILIHRCEIFDDIDPVAMMREMAATSHATTLEHFRRAEAAMELKPGLDGETANQLFHCTVRGLVHNWHLDTNAFSLHETGSALLNSWFSLIERQS, encoded by the coding sequence GTGCCCAGAAGAACACGTGAAGAAGCCGAAGCCACCCGCGAGGCCCTGCTCGATGCCGCCGAGCAAGTGTTCCATGAAAAAGGCGTGGCGCGAGCCTCGCTGCAGGAAATCGCTCGCACCGCGGGAGTCACCCGAGGCGCCTTCTACTGGCATTTCCGCGACAAGGCCGAGTTGTTTCGTGCCATGTTGGAACGGGTCAATCTTCCGTTTGAAGAACTGGTGGAAGCCATTCCGCCAGGATCACAACCGCAGGGCGAACTTGAGCGCATCCGGCTTGCCAGCCTGGTGGCGCTGGAACGAATGCAGCAACCCCGTTTCCGACGCATTCACGGCATTCTCATACATCGCTGCGAGATCTTTGACGACATCGACCCCGTAGCCATGATGCGAGAGATGGCTGCCACCTCCCATGCCACTACGCTGGAACATTTCAGACGCGCAGAAGCAGCAATGGAGCTGAAGCCAGGACTTGATGGAGAAACCGCCAACCAGTTGTTTCACTGCACGGTCAGGGGGCTGGTTCACAACTGGCATCTGGACACAAACGCCTTCTCCCTTCACGAAACCGGCAGCGCGCTACTCAACAGCTGGTTCAGTCTGATCGAGCGACAAAGCTGA
- a CDS encoding hydrogenase subunit MbhD domain-containing protein: MNVSVYIDFLLAAGLVMLALQVVSEKAVLRSIILFVVFGLVMALAWTRLQAPDLALAEAAIGAGVTGALMMMGWRRLLIINPARPAETPSGRSRLAIPVALFSAALVATIGLTALDIESPAHTAGQVAGDEMAATGLGNPVTGVLLLFRNLDTLLEMAVLLIALLGARAISPPARPEEAAVVETGTPLVGALLAILVPLSILIATHLLLAGTHEPGGAFQAGAVLAAGGVALVLAARLQPDKHPGIMTQLAVTAGLIAFVGTGVGIMALGETLLVLPGTWAVYLIETAMMVSIGLTLALLFAGAPALIGRRG, encoded by the coding sequence ATGAATGTCTCCGTCTACATCGACTTCCTGCTGGCCGCCGGCCTGGTCATGCTGGCACTGCAGGTCGTTTCCGAAAAAGCAGTCCTGCGATCCATCATCCTGTTCGTGGTCTTCGGCCTGGTCATGGCGCTGGCCTGGACCCGGTTGCAAGCGCCCGACCTGGCACTGGCCGAGGCGGCCATTGGCGCCGGAGTGACGGGTGCGCTCATGATGATGGGCTGGCGCCGATTGCTGATCATCAATCCTGCCCGTCCGGCCGAAACGCCCAGCGGGCGGTCACGGCTGGCCATACCCGTGGCCCTGTTTTCGGCCGCGCTGGTCGCCACAATCGGCCTGACGGCGCTGGATATCGAATCACCGGCGCATACGGCCGGACAGGTCGCTGGCGACGAAATGGCCGCGACCGGCCTTGGCAACCCCGTTACCGGCGTATTGCTGCTGTTTCGCAATCTCGACACCCTGCTGGAGATGGCGGTGCTGCTGATCGCACTGCTGGGTGCGCGCGCGATCAGCCCGCCGGCCCGACCCGAGGAGGCCGCGGTGGTCGAGACCGGCACACCGCTGGTCGGTGCCCTGCTCGCCATACTGGTGCCGCTGTCCATACTCATCGCAACCCACCTGCTACTGGCCGGCACCCACGAACCCGGCGGCGCCTTCCAGGCCGGCGCGGTGCTGGCCGCCGGCGGCGTGGCACTGGTACTGGCCGCGCGGCTGCAACCGGACAAGCACCCCGGCATCATGACGCAGCTCGCCGTCACCGCCGGCCTGATTGCCTTTGTCGGCACTGGGGTCGGCATCATGGCGCTCGGAGAAACACTGCTGGTCCTGCCGGGCACCTGGGCCGTCTATCTCATTGAAACCGCCATGATGGTGTCAATCGGACTGACCCTGGCATTGCTGTTTGCCGGCGCACCAGCCCTGATCGGGAGACGCGGATGA
- a CDS encoding cation:proton antiporter, producing MTALEWIALVLLIAGCFFYLAGTIGLLRFGDVHSRLHALTKADNLGLLLVCTALAVLSANWRVAALLVLIWLLGLLAATVSAHLIARHARRGGD from the coding sequence ATGACGGCACTGGAGTGGATTGCCCTGGTGCTTTTGATCGCCGGCTGTTTTTTCTACCTGGCCGGCACCATCGGCCTGCTGCGCTTCGGCGACGTGCACTCGCGCCTGCATGCATTGACCAAGGCCGACAACCTGGGCCTGTTGCTGGTCTGTACCGCGCTGGCCGTGCTTTCGGCCAACTGGCGCGTTGCCGCCCTGCTGGTTCTGATCTGGCTGCTGGGCCTGCTGGCCGCCACCGTGTCGGCACACCTGATCGCCCGCCACGCAAGGCGCGGCGGAGACTGA
- a CDS encoding monovalent cation/H+ antiporter complex subunit F has product MTQVLGWATLFLLLNLVAGLWRVARGPTAADRMLAALLFGSTTVAVLLIMAEWMAMPALRSVALLFVMLASIVTIAFFGLPAGDDER; this is encoded by the coding sequence ATGACCCAGGTACTGGGATGGGCCACCCTGTTCCTGTTGCTCAACCTGGTAGCCGGGTTGTGGCGGGTGGCGCGCGGACCCACCGCAGCAGATCGCATGCTGGCCGCATTGCTGTTTGGATCGACAACCGTCGCAGTGCTGCTGATCATGGCCGAGTGGATGGCCATGCCCGCGCTGCGCTCGGTGGCTTTGTTGTTCGTGATGCTGGCCAGCATTGTCACCATTGCCTTTTTCGGGCTGCCGGCTGGAGACGACGAGCGATGA
- a CDS encoding complex I subunit 5 family protein gives MTMVAEALAGLVFIPLGITLLVMLLPDRARGPLCLAAVLALPLCLLPLTQAVWTEGELHLVLAEFAPPLGIVWRLDGLALIMLWLTAIVAVPVSVHALTSFPPGEASGRGFWPLWMMLLSGINALFLSADLFNLYVTLEMITLAGVAMIGIGGKALALKAAMRYLLLGLLASLLYLLAVGLIYGQTGALDIGLVGERLQPGRMAATALVLMTTGLLVKSAIFPMHVWLPAAHGNAPGPVSAILSGLVVKVSLYMLIRIWFWMAGDWELSAAATALGLLGAGAILYGSVAALVQPRLKMVIAYSTVAQLGYVMLLFPLASIDAFRAASYQLLAHGLAKAAMFLAAANILKSLGTDRLIALTDLDRKLPIDLFAFTLAAVSIMGLPPSGGFLAKWMLLEAAWRQEAWGWLILVSVGSLLSAAYLFRVIALTCFHPERRHGPSRWQAPSASASNAALILALLAIAAGFASAPVLNLIDASLPPGGIWP, from the coding sequence ATGACGATGGTCGCTGAGGCACTGGCCGGACTGGTATTCATTCCGCTGGGCATCACCCTGCTGGTGATGTTACTGCCCGACAGGGCCCGCGGCCCGCTCTGCCTGGCCGCCGTGCTGGCTCTGCCGCTGTGCCTGCTGCCGCTGACCCAGGCGGTGTGGACCGAGGGCGAGCTCCACCTGGTCCTGGCCGAGTTCGCCCCTCCCCTGGGCATCGTCTGGCGCCTGGACGGCCTGGCCCTGATCATGCTTTGGCTGACCGCCATCGTCGCGGTGCCGGTCAGTGTTCATGCCCTGACCAGCTTTCCGCCAGGCGAGGCATCCGGGCGCGGATTCTGGCCGCTGTGGATGATGCTGCTTTCGGGCATCAACGCGCTGTTCCTTTCGGCCGACCTGTTCAATCTCTACGTCACGCTGGAGATGATCACCCTGGCCGGGGTGGCCATGATCGGCATCGGCGGCAAGGCCCTGGCATTGAAAGCCGCCATGCGCTACCTGCTGTTGGGGCTGCTGGCCTCGCTGCTCTATCTGCTGGCCGTGGGCCTGATCTACGGCCAGACCGGCGCGCTGGACATCGGCCTGGTGGGCGAGCGCCTGCAGCCGGGTCGAATGGCGGCAACCGCACTGGTGTTGATGACGACCGGCCTGCTGGTCAAGTCAGCCATCTTTCCCATGCACGTCTGGCTGCCGGCCGCCCATGGCAATGCCCCGGGACCGGTCAGCGCCATTCTCTCCGGGCTGGTGGTCAAGGTCTCGCTCTACATGCTGATCCGCATCTGGTTCTGGATGGCCGGCGACTGGGAGCTGTCGGCCGCTGCCACCGCCCTGGGCCTGCTGGGCGCCGGCGCCATCCTCTACGGGTCCGTCGCCGCCCTGGTTCAGCCTCGGCTGAAAATGGTGATCGCCTATTCCACGGTCGCCCAGCTCGGTTATGTCATGCTGCTGTTTCCCCTGGCCAGCATCGACGCGTTTCGGGCCGCCAGTTACCAGTTGCTGGCCCATGGCCTGGCCAAGGCGGCAATGTTCCTGGCCGCAGCCAATATTCTCAAGAGCCTGGGCACCGATCGCCTGATCGCCCTGACCGACCTGGACCGGAAGCTCCCGATCGACCTGTTTGCCTTTACTCTGGCGGCCGTCAGCATCATGGGGCTGCCGCCCAGCGGCGGATTTCTCGCCAAGTGGATGCTGCTGGAGGCCGCCTGGAGGCAGGAAGCCTGGGGGTGGCTGATCCTGGTGTCTGTCGGCAGCCTGTTGTCAGCCGCCTATCTGTTTCGCGTGATCGCCCTGACCTGTTTTCACCCGGAACGCCGTCATGGGCCAAGCCGCTGGCAAGCGCCGTCGGCCAGCGCCAGCAACGCCGCGTTGATCCTGGCACTGCTGGCCATCGCTGCCGGCTTTGCCTCGGCACCGGTGCTGAACCTGATTGACGCCAGCCTGCCACCCGGAGGCATCTGGCCATGA
- a CDS encoding AEC family transporter, translating to MSAYLIIITLVALGWVLARFRVFPDSAPQVLNQVVIGLCLPALIFLHVPSLEPSLQLLPLVIMPWLLLALTIAVILPLARWMSLSREVTAVLLVLIPLGNTSFLGFPLVSGLIGSHALPYAVVYDQLGSFLIVCTHVLFVLAWYGGGEPPGIRSLATRIVCFPPFIALVGALLLGNHWFPVWLMELAETLADMLLPLVTLAIGLSLRLKLVPEYRKPLLIGLAAKLLVLPLVATGVLLLMGTGGDVARVAVLEAAMPPMITAAALLSGARLAPSLATAMVAWGVMSSAITVPAWHLISGLLFA from the coding sequence GTGTCTGCCTACCTCATCATCATTACCCTGGTTGCGCTGGGATGGGTGCTTGCACGCTTTCGGGTATTTCCCGATTCGGCGCCGCAGGTGCTCAACCAGGTGGTCATCGGTCTGTGTCTGCCGGCCCTGATCTTTCTGCATGTGCCCTCGCTTGAACCCAGCCTGCAACTGCTGCCGCTGGTGATCATGCCATGGTTGCTGCTGGCGCTGACCATTGCGGTCATCCTGCCCCTGGCGCGCTGGATGTCGCTATCCCGGGAAGTGACCGCAGTGTTGCTGGTGCTGATTCCGCTGGGCAATACCTCGTTTCTTGGCTTTCCCCTGGTTTCCGGCCTGATTGGCAGTCACGCGTTGCCCTATGCCGTGGTCTACGACCAGCTGGGGTCTTTCCTTATCGTCTGTACGCACGTATTGTTCGTGCTGGCCTGGTATGGCGGTGGTGAGCCTCCCGGAATCCGGTCACTGGCCACCCGCATTGTCTGCTTTCCACCCTTCATTGCCCTGGTGGGGGCACTGCTATTGGGCAACCACTGGTTTCCCGTCTGGCTGATGGAGCTGGCCGAAACCCTGGCTGACATGCTCCTGCCCCTGGTAACACTTGCCATCGGCCTGAGCCTCAGGCTCAAGCTGGTGCCGGAGTACCGCAAGCCGCTGCTCATCGGCCTGGCGGCCAAGCTGCTCGTATTGCCACTGGTGGCCACGGGGGTGCTGCTGCTCATGGGAACCGGAGGAGATGTTGCGCGGGTCGCCGTGCTCGAGGCGGCCATGCCACCGATGATTACTGCCGCCGCGCTGCTTTCCGGGGCCAGGCTGGCTCCATCTCTTGCTACGGCCATGGTGGCCTGGGGGGTGATGAGCTCGGCGATTACCGTGCCGGCATGGCATCTTATTTCAGGTCTATTGTTCGCCTGA
- a CDS encoding EAL domain-containing protein, with protein MLRLPELSMVRRLPVAWPAIAVGTLLIAWATCAQTTIELNPEQPRFMIDEGVEYLIEGPDRRLSLDDVRSPERSDDWTAISGVINFGFQRDAVWYRLDLRNTTPESLTRHLEIRYPLLTRVDFHHVVDDQLVTHYATGLAQSFRERPINYRTFVLPFSAPGDSSSQIYLRIQTNGSHQVPMVIWDPGEFLQAAQDDLLIHGMFYGTLLIMAVFVLLLYASIRERSLIYFSGVLFGLVISTAALHGTTFQYLLPNSPQVQERLMLTAIPMTVVFFCMFCASFLQLGERLPKANRLVVGTAGCMLIAFVAGALLPYHLAAEAILWLSAIVCIILLAVGGLSALRGNRNGIYFVIAWSTLLGGIIVNVLNLGGLTGRYGIIGMSLEGGAVFAAAVFAVALGERFRRETAAWMREHKKHLTSLRRQREAERQVVESARQHRLTGLPNRVALEQCLQNQINELPAAGQHLALVMLHLKNFDDLNRTLGHEYADQLLTTLARRLNDGVVQIPQSMTIAPSSSDKPDHALAHVEGVTFACSFTVEEPELMTSIMQHLADNVQQPLDFEQMHLSVGVVCGCAYYPDDSQDVGTLLRHAFIAYGSADTDVRPLAIYRHDENLHNAHRLTLMTDLKQAIDNDNLSLVFQPQVRGDSGEYFGMETLLRWEHPRQGFIPPDQFIPVAERSGLMPALTAWVLDKALASHKRFEQAGLLGTISVNISPVNLRDDGFLELVRSTLEKHQVEPHRLVLEVTETAAMREFERTLKVLRSLNDLNIQISIDDFGTGHSSLAYLRRLPVQEIKIDRSFVMEMDRNQDDLTIVRTIIDMCHNLGYRIVAEGIESDRSLQLLREMGCDVAQGYFIARPLPPDQAESWVQQSGTQHSGEQ; from the coding sequence ATGCTGCGGTTACCAGAACTGTCGATGGTGAGGAGGTTGCCGGTTGCCTGGCCGGCAATCGCCGTGGGCACTTTGCTGATTGCCTGGGCGACATGTGCACAGACAACCATCGAGCTGAACCCCGAACAGCCCAGGTTCATGATCGATGAAGGGGTTGAGTACCTGATCGAAGGTCCAGACCGTCGCCTGAGTCTCGACGATGTTCGCAGCCCGGAACGATCCGACGACTGGACTGCCATTTCGGGTGTCATCAACTTCGGCTTCCAGCGTGATGCGGTCTGGTACCGGCTTGATCTTCGCAACACAACCCCCGAGTCGTTAACCCGCCACCTCGAAATTCGCTATCCACTGCTCACCCGGGTCGACTTTCATCATGTCGTGGATGATCAGCTTGTCACGCATTATGCGACCGGCCTGGCACAATCGTTTCGCGAACGACCCATCAACTACCGAACCTTTGTGCTGCCATTCAGCGCACCTGGCGACAGTTCGAGCCAGATCTACCTGCGCATACAGACCAATGGATCTCACCAGGTGCCCATGGTTATCTGGGATCCTGGCGAATTCCTCCAAGCTGCCCAGGACGACCTGCTCATCCACGGGATGTTCTACGGGACACTGCTGATCATGGCAGTGTTTGTCTTGCTGCTTTATGCCAGCATTCGAGAACGCAGCCTGATCTACTTTTCGGGGGTACTTTTCGGCCTGGTGATCAGTACTGCCGCGCTGCACGGCACCACTTTCCAGTACCTGCTGCCGAACTCGCCGCAGGTTCAGGAACGCCTGATGCTGACTGCGATTCCGATGACCGTGGTCTTCTTCTGCATGTTCTGTGCCTCATTCCTGCAGCTCGGCGAACGATTGCCCAAAGCCAACCGGCTGGTCGTGGGTACTGCCGGCTGCATGCTGATCGCCTTTGTCGCTGGTGCCCTGCTGCCCTACCATCTCGCCGCCGAGGCCATATTGTGGCTGAGCGCAATCGTCTGCATCATTCTGCTGGCCGTTGGCGGCCTGAGTGCCTTGCGCGGCAATCGCAATGGCATCTACTTTGTCATTGCCTGGTCGACCCTGCTGGGCGGCATTATCGTCAACGTTCTCAACCTGGGTGGCCTGACTGGCCGATACGGCATCATCGGCATGAGCCTTGAAGGGGGTGCCGTGTTCGCAGCTGCGGTGTTCGCCGTGGCCCTGGGTGAACGCTTCCGGCGTGAGACCGCTGCCTGGATGCGGGAACATAAAAAGCATCTGACCTCCCTGAGGCGACAGCGTGAAGCCGAGCGCCAGGTCGTGGAAAGCGCTCGGCAACATCGTCTGACCGGGCTGCCCAACCGGGTCGCGCTTGAGCAATGTCTGCAGAACCAGATCAATGAACTGCCGGCTGCCGGTCAACACCTGGCACTGGTCATGCTGCACTTGAAGAACTTTGATGACCTTAATCGAACCCTGGGTCATGAATATGCCGACCAGCTGCTCACTACACTGGCACGCAGATTGAATGACGGGGTCGTACAGATCCCGCAAAGCATGACCATTGCCCCCAGTTCCAGCGACAAGCCCGATCATGCACTGGCCCATGTGGAAGGCGTGACCTTTGCATGCAGTTTTACTGTGGAAGAGCCGGAGCTGATGACCTCGATCATGCAGCACCTGGCCGACAACGTTCAGCAGCCACTGGACTTTGAGCAGATGCACCTTAGTGTCGGCGTGGTCTGCGGCTGTGCGTACTATCCGGATGACAGCCAGGATGTGGGCACCCTGCTGCGTCACGCCTTCATTGCCTATGGCAGTGCTGACACCGATGTCAGACCACTGGCCATTTACCGACATGACGAGAACCTGCACAACGCGCATCGTTTGACACTGATGACCGATCTCAAGCAGGCCATTGACAATGATAATCTCAGCCTGGTGTTCCAGCCGCAGGTGCGCGGAGACAGCGGCGAATACTTCGGCATGGAAACCCTGCTGCGCTGGGAGCACCCCCGGCAGGGATTTATTCCACCCGATCAGTTCATCCCTGTTGCAGAACGCTCGGGCCTGATGCCGGCCCTGACTGCGTGGGTTCTGGACAAGGCCCTGGCATCTCACAAACGCTTCGAGCAGGCGGGGCTTCTGGGCACCATCTCGGTGAATATTTCCCCGGTCAACCTGCGCGACGACGGCTTTCTGGAACTGGTCCGGAGTACGCTGGAAAAGCACCAGGTCGAGCCCCATCGCCTGGTTCTGGAAGTCACCGAAACAGCGGCCATGCGTGAATTCGAACGCACATTGAAAGTACTGCGCTCACTCAACGATCTCAATATTCAGATCTCCATCGACGACTTCGGCACTGGCCATTCCTCACTGGCCTATCTGCGGCGACTGCCGGTCCAGGAGATCAAGATCGACCGTTCGTTTGTTATGGAAATGGATCGCAACCAGGATGATCTGACCATTGTTCGCACGATCATCGATATGTGTCACAACCTCGGTTACCGGATCGTGGCCGAAGGCATCGAGTCGGATCGTTCGCTGCAATTGCTTAGAGAGATGGGCTGCGATGTTGCCCAAGGCTATTTCATCGCCCGTCCGCTACCGCCCGACCAGGCCGAGAGTTGGGTCCAGCAGTCCGGCACACAGCATTCAGGCGAACAATAG
- a CDS encoding Na+/H+ antiporter subunit E: MAAKKVGERPAIDRQRLVWMGQALVVLALIWVALNGLDGWWLGLLAASAGAVAGAMLASGQPHPWRPHRLAGFALFFLVESFKGGMDVAWRALKPDLPIQPEFRRYRLDLPGGQPRTLMVSVISLLPGTLSADLSDDGRELVVHLLMPEAMDSVSRLDRRIRHLFSLEPRESADE, from the coding sequence ATGGCTGCGAAAAAGGTGGGCGAACGCCCGGCAATTGATCGGCAACGCCTCGTCTGGATGGGCCAGGCCCTGGTTGTTCTGGCGCTGATCTGGGTGGCGCTCAACGGCCTTGATGGCTGGTGGCTGGGCCTGCTGGCCGCATCCGCCGGCGCCGTGGCCGGCGCAATGCTTGCCTCTGGTCAACCTCACCCATGGCGCCCCCACCGCCTGGCCGGCTTTGCCCTGTTTTTCCTGGTCGAGTCCTTCAAGGGCGGCATGGATGTGGCCTGGAGAGCCCTGAAACCCGACTTGCCGATTCAGCCGGAGTTCCGGCGTTACCGCCTTGACCTGCCTGGAGGGCAGCCTCGAACACTGATGGTCAGCGTGATCAGCCTGCTGCCCGGCACACTCAGTGCCGACCTGTCGGATGATGGCCGGGAACTGGTCGTTCACTTGTTGATGCCCGAGGCCATGGATTCGGTCAGCCGGCTTGACCGGCGCATACGCCACCTCTTTTCGCTTGAGCCCAGGGAGTCTGCCGACGAATGA
- a CDS encoding complex I subunit 5 family protein: protein MTNWLPLTMVLVSLVAGIIIFLLGEQRQLARTLLNLGAAVVKLALVAFLFMLIVVDDSPEFRLALLPGLDLVLRADALSLLFTTLSAVLWLITTVYAIAYLERDENRARFFGFFSICVASTMGIAMAGNLFTFFIFYELLTLATWPLVAHSGTRAAILGARTYLRYTLAGSAVFLVGLIWLYGLAGSRDFIVGGTLEEIGIDQHLELRIIFVFLIVGMGVKAALFPMHSWLPRAMVAPAPVSALLHAVAVVKAGAFGLVRLVEDVYGPELVAELGMDGLLALAAAITIIYGSVMALRQTDIKRRLAFSTVSQVSYITLGVAVGGMMATTGGMVHLVHQGLMKITLFFCAGIFASVLGVKHIGQLDGLGRRMPLTALSFTIAGLGMIGLPPMAGFVSKYYLGAGAIAVGSWWVIPVLIASTLLNAAYFLPLIKRMWMHDEPAQWPKPVTLGRLETGGLVVPTIVTALLSVLVGLLAAHPLSPLSWVMGIATEYFP from the coding sequence ATGACGAACTGGCTGCCCCTGACCATGGTGCTGGTGTCGCTGGTCGCCGGAATCATTATCTTCCTGCTCGGGGAGCAGCGCCAGCTGGCGCGCACCCTGCTCAACCTGGGTGCCGCCGTGGTCAAGCTGGCGCTGGTGGCATTCCTGTTCATGCTCATTGTCGTCGACGACTCGCCCGAGTTTCGCCTGGCCCTGTTGCCCGGGCTGGACCTGGTGCTGAGAGCCGACGCGCTCAGCCTGCTGTTCACGACGTTGTCGGCGGTACTGTGGCTGATCACCACCGTTTATGCCATTGCCTACCTGGAGCGTGACGAGAACCGGGCACGATTCTTCGGTTTCTTCAGCATCTGCGTGGCCTCGACCATGGGCATTGCCATGGCCGGCAACCTGTTCACCTTTTTTATCTTCTACGAGTTGCTGACCCTGGCCACCTGGCCGCTGGTCGCCCATTCGGGAACACGCGCCGCGATACTGGGTGCGCGCACCTACCTGCGCTACACGCTGGCCGGCAGTGCAGTGTTTCTCGTCGGCCTGATCTGGCTCTACGGACTCGCCGGCAGCCGCGACTTCATCGTCGGCGGCACCCTGGAAGAAATCGGCATCGACCAGCACCTTGAGCTGCGCATCATCTTCGTCTTTCTGATCGTCGGCATGGGCGTCAAGGCCGCCCTGTTTCCAATGCATTCCTGGTTGCCCAGGGCCATGGTGGCCCCGGCACCAGTCAGCGCACTGCTGCATGCCGTCGCCGTGGTCAAGGCCGGGGCCTTCGGCCTGGTACGACTTGTCGAAGACGTTTACGGCCCGGAACTGGTGGCTGAACTGGGGATGGACGGCCTGCTGGCATTAGCCGCAGCAATCACCATCATATACGGCTCGGTCATGGCCCTGCGCCAGACCGACATCAAGCGACGCCTGGCCTTTTCCACCGTCAGCCAGGTGTCCTACATCACGTTGGGGGTGGCCGTGGGCGGCATGATGGCCACGACCGGAGGCATGGTCCACCTGGTTCACCAGGGCCTGATGAAGATCACCCTGTTCTTCTGCGCAGGCATTTTCGCCAGCGTGCTCGGAGTCAAGCACATCGGTCAACTCGACGGCCTCGGGCGGCGCATGCCCTTGACGGCGCTGAGCTTCACCATTGCCGGGTTGGGCATGATCGGCCTGCCACCCATGGCCGGCTTCGTCAGCAAGTATTACCTGGGCGCCGGTGCCATCGCCGTGGGTTCCTGGTGGGTGATCCCGGTACTGATCGCGTCCACCCTGCTCAACGCCGCCTACTTTCTGCCCCTGATCAAGCGCATGTGGATGCATGACGAGCCGGCACAGTGGCCCAAGCCAGTCACACTGGGCCGACTGGAAACCGGGGGACTGGTCGTGCCCACCATTGTCACCGCACTTCTTTCAGTGCTGGTCGGATTGCTTGCCGCCCACCCCTTGAGCCCGCTGAGCTGGGTGATGGGCATCGCCACGGAGTACTTCCCGTGA
- a CDS encoding NADH-quinone oxidoreductase subunit K — protein MTAILFVLAASLVFGIGVWGLLIAEHLLRKLLALNVMSSSVFIIMLVVSGGGNDGPDPVAQALILTGIVIAVAATAFALALMISIYRVTGRATISEDDDDGR, from the coding sequence ATGACGGCCATCCTGTTCGTACTTGCCGCCTCCCTGGTCTTTGGTATCGGTGTATGGGGACTGCTAATCGCCGAGCATCTGCTGCGCAAGCTGCTCGCGCTCAATGTCATGAGCAGTTCGGTGTTCATCATCATGCTGGTGGTCTCGGGCGGCGGCAACGACGGTCCCGACCCGGTGGCCCAGGCGCTGATTCTTACCGGCATTGTGATCGCGGTGGCCGCGACCGCCTTTGCCCTGGCGCTGATGATCAGCATTTATCGTGTGACCGGGCGGGCCACAATCAGCGAGGACGATGACGATGGTCGCTGA